One Defluviimonas sp. SAOS-178_SWC DNA window includes the following coding sequences:
- a CDS encoding ABC-F family ATP-binding cassette domain-containing protein — translation MLRISDITYSVEGRPLFEGASAVIPTGHKVGLVGQNGTGKTTLFRLIRGELSLEGGEIAMPSRARIGGVAQEVPSSATSLLDTVLSADTERAALMAEAETATDPHRIAEIQHRLADIDAWSAEARASAILKGLGFDTEAQARPCSDFSGGWRMRVALAGVLFAQPDLLLLDEPTNYLDLEGALWLESYLAKYPHTVIIISHDRGLLNRAVGAILHLENCRLTLWSGPYDQFARQRAALRAAQAAEAKKQEARRAHLQSFVDRFKAKASKAVQAQSRVKMLEKMTPILAPEEAKKVVFTFPEPEQLSPPIITMEGTAVGYDGPPVLRRLDLRIDQDDRIALLGRNGEGKSTLSKLLAGKLHPCEGKIVRSSKLRIGYFAQHQVDELHLDETPLQHILRLRPAEGQPKLRARLAGFGLGADQADTVVGRLSGGQKARLSLLLATIDAPHLLILDEPTNHLDIESREALVEALTEYSGAVILVSHDMHLLGLVADRLWLVKGGAVAPYPHDLETYRKDLLAGDDAEKPVEKPKEKAPRPSRDAVLALKAEVRRAEERLAKLNEMRDKLAVKLANPELYERPAEAVIWQKKYAEVMEALDRAEGLWLTAAEKLEAAEA, via the coding sequence ATGCTCAGGATTTCCGACATCACCTATTCGGTCGAAGGCCGGCCCCTCTTCGAGGGCGCATCGGCCGTGATTCCCACCGGCCACAAGGTCGGCCTCGTCGGCCAGAACGGCACCGGCAAGACCACGCTCTTCCGGCTGATCCGGGGCGAGCTGTCGCTCGAGGGCGGCGAGATCGCGATGCCTTCGCGAGCGCGGATCGGCGGCGTGGCGCAGGAAGTGCCGTCCTCGGCGACCTCGCTTCTCGACACGGTGCTTTCCGCCGATACCGAGCGCGCGGCGCTGATGGCGGAGGCGGAAACCGCGACCGATCCCCACCGGATCGCCGAGATCCAGCACCGGCTGGCGGATATCGACGCCTGGTCTGCCGAGGCGCGGGCCTCGGCGATCCTGAAAGGGCTCGGCTTCGACACCGAGGCGCAGGCGCGGCCCTGTTCGGACTTTTCCGGCGGCTGGCGAATGCGCGTGGCGCTGGCGGGGGTGCTTTTTGCCCAACCCGACCTGCTCCTCCTCGACGAGCCGACGAACTACCTCGACCTCGAAGGGGCGCTCTGGCTCGAAAGCTACCTCGCGAAATATCCCCATACGGTGATCATCATCAGCCATGACCGCGGGCTTCTGAACCGCGCCGTGGGGGCGATCCTGCATCTGGAGAACTGCAGGCTGACGCTCTGGTCCGGTCCTTACGACCAGTTCGCCCGCCAGCGCGCGGCGCTCCGCGCGGCCCAGGCGGCCGAGGCCAAGAAGCAGGAGGCGCGGCGCGCCCATCTGCAAAGTTTCGTCGACCGCTTCAAGGCCAAGGCATCGAAGGCGGTCCAGGCGCAGAGCCGGGTGAAGATGCTGGAGAAGATGACGCCGATCCTGGCGCCGGAAGAGGCGAAGAAGGTCGTCTTCACCTTCCCCGAGCCCGAACAGCTGTCGCCACCGATCATCACGATGGAAGGCACTGCGGTCGGCTATGACGGTCCGCCGGTGCTGCGCCGGCTCGACCTCAGGATCGACCAGGACGACCGCATCGCGCTTCTCGGGCGCAACGGCGAGGGGAAATCGACGCTCTCGAAGCTTCTTGCCGGCAAGTTGCATCCCTGCGAGGGCAAGATCGTCCGCTCCTCGAAGCTGCGCATCGGCTATTTCGCCCAGCACCAGGTCGACGAGCTGCATCTGGACGAGACGCCGCTGCAGCATATCCTTCGGCTGCGTCCGGCCGAGGGGCAGCCGAAGCTCAGGGCGCGGCTCGCGGGGTTCGGCCTCGGCGCCGATCAGGCCGATACCGTGGTCGGGCGGCTTTCCGGCGGGCAGAAGGCACGGCTGTCGCTCCTGCTGGCCACGATCGACGCGCCGCATCTCCTGATTCTCGACGAACCGACCAACCACCTCGACATCGAGAGCCGCGAGGCGCTGGTCGAGGCGCTGACCGAGTATTCCGGAGCGGTGATCCTCGTCAGCCACGACATGCACCTTCTCGGCCTCGTCGCCGACCGGCTCTGGCTGGTGAAAGGCGGGGCCGTCGCACCCTATCCGCATGATCTGGAGACCTACCGCAAGGACCTGCTGGCCGGCGACGACGCCGAAAAGCCGGTCGAGAAGCCGAAGGAGAAGGCGCCCAGACCGTCCCGCGACGCGGTGCTCGCGCTGAAGGCGGAGGTGCGCCGCGCCGAGGAAAGGCTGGCCAAACTCAACGAAATGCGGGACAAGTTGGCGGTGAAGCTTGCCAACCCGGAACTCTACGAACGCCCCGCCGAAGCCGTCATCTGGCAAAAGAAATACGCCGAGGTGATGGAGGCGCTCGACCGGGCAGAGGGATTGTGGCTCACGGCGGCGGAGAAGCTCGAAGCGGCGGAGGCCTGA
- a CDS encoding MarC family protein, whose translation MDPAFYITAFVTLFVIIDPVALAPLFVALTQGMDSAHRRVVALRACGIAIVLMTLFGLLGDKILSVIGISMPAFRISGGILLFVTALDMLFERRTQRREGQHADPHHDPSVFPLATPLIAGPGAFTTMILLVNNSPSTGLAHTLAIHGVMIAVVACAFVFFLASGIIERALGRTGIVVITRLLGMLLAALSVQFVLDGVKGTGLL comes from the coding sequence CTGGACCCGGCATTCTACATCACGGCCTTCGTCACGCTCTTCGTGATCATCGACCCCGTGGCGCTTGCCCCGCTTTTCGTGGCGCTGACGCAAGGCATGGACAGCGCCCATCGCCGGGTCGTGGCGCTGCGCGCCTGCGGCATCGCGATCGTGCTGATGACGCTCTTCGGGCTTCTCGGCGACAAGATCCTGAGCGTGATCGGAATCTCCATGCCGGCCTTTCGCATCTCGGGCGGGATCCTGCTGTTCGTGACCGCGCTCGACATGCTTTTCGAGCGCCGCACCCAGCGCCGCGAGGGACAGCACGCCGATCCCCATCACGATCCTTCCGTCTTTCCGCTCGCCACCCCGCTGATCGCGGGGCCGGGCGCCTTCACGACGATGATCCTTCTCGTCAACAACTCGCCGTCGACCGGCCTCGCCCATACGCTCGCCATCCACGGCGTGATGATCGCGGTCGTCGCCTGCGCCTTCGTCTTCTTCCTTGCCTCGGGCATCATCGAGCGTGCGCTCGGGCGGACCGGAATCGTGGTGATCACCCGGCTTCTCGGCATGCTTCTGGCCGCGCTTTCGGTGCAGTTCGTGCTTGACGGCGTCAAGGGCACCGGGCTCCTCTGA
- a CDS encoding retropepsin-like aspartic protease family protein, translated as MDFNDLPRLAYFVLLLAVVGGYFLMENRKNLGKTAQQAAIWGLIFLGAIAVSGLWGDIRRGALPTEVVVHGDTLEVPVAQDGHFYLTAEVNGTKVLFVVDTGASDIVLTQRDAERVGLKPGTLNYFGTAMTANGRVETAPVRLGTLALGEVTDTNVPAVVNGGQLDTSLLGMSWLGRHEVTFARDRLIIRR; from the coding sequence ATGGATTTCAACGACCTTCCGCGCCTTGCCTATTTCGTCCTGCTTCTTGCCGTGGTCGGCGGATATTTCCTGATGGAGAACCGCAAGAACCTCGGCAAGACCGCGCAGCAGGCGGCGATCTGGGGGCTGATCTTCCTTGGCGCCATCGCGGTTTCGGGACTGTGGGGCGATATCCGCCGTGGCGCCCTGCCGACCGAGGTTGTGGTGCACGGCGATACGCTGGAAGTGCCGGTGGCCCAGGATGGGCATTTCTATCTCACGGCGGAAGTGAACGGGACGAAGGTGCTTTTCGTCGTCGATACCGGCGCCTCCGACATCGTGCTGACCCAGCGCGACGCGGAACGGGTGGGGCTGAAGCCCGGGACGCTCAACTACTTCGGCACCGCGATGACGGCGAACGGAAGGGTCGAGACGGCCCCCGTCCGGCTCGGCACGCTCGCCCTCGGCGAGGTGACGGACACGAACGTGCCGGCCGTGGTCAATGGCGGCCAACTCGACACCTCGCTTCTGGGGATGAGCTGGCTTGGCCGGCACGAGGTGACGTTCGCGCGTGACCGGCTGATCATCCGGCGGTAG
- a CDS encoding DNA polymerase III subunit chi: protein MGAALFYHLTRSPLEATLPLLLTKALQAGWHVVVRGTAAQRMDWLDQVLWQGGDESFLPHGLAGGKYDADQPILLTTGREAPNGAVCLMSMDGAEVLAEDCAGLERVCILFDGNDPAATDRARGQWKALTGAGVAAQYWSEESGRWAKKAESGG, encoded by the coding sequence ATGGGGGCCGCGCTTTTCTACCATCTGACGCGCTCGCCGCTGGAGGCGACGCTGCCGCTTCTCCTGACGAAGGCGTTGCAGGCGGGCTGGCATGTCGTGGTGCGCGGGACTGCGGCCCAGCGGATGGACTGGCTCGACCAGGTGCTCTGGCAGGGCGGCGACGAAAGCTTCCTGCCGCACGGGCTCGCGGGTGGAAAGTATGACGCCGACCAGCCGATCCTGCTCACGACGGGACGGGAGGCGCCGAACGGCGCCGTCTGCCTGATGTCCATGGACGGCGCCGAGGTTCTGGCGGAGGACTGCGCCGGGCTCGAACGGGTCTGCATCCTTTTCGACGGCAACGACCCGGCGGCGACCGACCGGGCGCGGGGGCAGTGGAAGGCGCTGACCGGCGCCGGGGTCGCGGCGCAATACTGGTCCGAGGAAAGCGGCCGCTGGGCGAAGAAGGCCGAAAGCGGCGGGTGA
- a CDS encoding leucyl aminopeptidase, with the protein MTTPVTVQFEKTGFEALTDAEGRVALIVGPDGKLGAVAKRLDRATRGAIGRALQGKAWDKLKAGDALDLSYPAGLKAEAVQLVKLARRADTAEARKAGASVGKALGEAGVVVLAAAHPRAAEIAFGLTLRAYDFALYHTAEKPAKGAVTMLVDDPDATSAKAAPLMALADGVCFTRDLVNEPANVLTTTDFAERLAAMREIGLEVEVLDEPALEKLGMRALLGVGQGSESPSKVVVMQWNGGRKGDAPFALVGKGVVFDTGGISIKPAAGMEEMTMDMGGAGVVSGVMRTLALRKAKANVVGLVGLVENMPDGRAQRPGDIVRSMKGDTIEVINTDAEGRLVLADVLWYAQERFKPTGMINLATLTGAIIVGLGHENAGVFSNDDALCNAFLKAAAAEDEGAWRMPMGPAYDALLKSRLADMKNSCGRPAGSITAAQFLRRFVKDDVPWCHLDIAGVALPPKETTLAPKGATGWGVMALDRLVRDMLEG; encoded by the coding sequence ATGACAACGCCCGTGACGGTTCAATTCGAAAAGACCGGGTTCGAGGCCCTGACCGACGCCGAGGGGCGGGTCGCCCTGATCGTCGGGCCCGACGGCAAGCTCGGCGCCGTGGCAAAACGGCTTGACCGGGCGACGCGCGGCGCGATCGGACGGGCCCTGCAAGGCAAGGCCTGGGACAAGCTGAAAGCGGGCGACGCGCTCGATCTTTCGTATCCCGCCGGGTTGAAGGCGGAGGCGGTGCAACTCGTGAAGCTGGCCCGCCGCGCCGATACCGCCGAGGCGCGCAAGGCCGGCGCCTCGGTCGGGAAGGCGCTGGGCGAAGCGGGCGTCGTGGTCCTTGCCGCGGCCCATCCCCGCGCTGCCGAGATCGCCTTCGGCCTGACGCTCAGGGCCTATGACTTCGCGCTCTACCACACCGCCGAGAAACCCGCGAAAGGCGCGGTGACGATGCTCGTCGACGATCCCGACGCCACCTCGGCGAAGGCCGCGCCCCTGATGGCCCTGGCCGACGGCGTCTGTTTCACCCGCGATCTCGTGAACGAACCGGCGAACGTCCTGACCACCACCGACTTCGCCGAGCGCCTGGCTGCGATGCGAGAGATCGGGCTTGAGGTCGAGGTGCTGGACGAACCGGCGCTCGAAAAGCTCGGCATGCGCGCGCTTCTGGGCGTCGGGCAGGGCTCCGAAAGCCCGTCGAAAGTCGTCGTCATGCAGTGGAACGGCGGCAGGAAGGGCGACGCGCCCTTCGCGCTGGTGGGCAAGGGCGTGGTCTTCGATACCGGCGGCATCTCGATCAAGCCGGCGGCCGGGATGGAAGAGATGACGATGGACATGGGCGGCGCCGGCGTCGTCTCCGGCGTCATGCGGACGCTCGCGCTGCGAAAGGCCAAGGCCAATGTCGTGGGCCTTGTCGGCCTGGTCGAGAACATGCCGGACGGGCGGGCGCAGCGGCCGGGAGACATCGTCCGCTCGATGAAGGGCGACACGATCGAGGTCATCAACACCGATGCCGAGGGGCGGCTGGTGCTGGCGGACGTGCTCTGGTACGCGCAGGAGCGGTTCAAACCGACCGGCATGATCAACCTCGCGACGCTGACCGGCGCGATCATCGTCGGGCTCGGCCACGAGAATGCCGGGGTGTTTTCGAACGACGACGCCCTCTGCAACGCCTTCCTCAAGGCGGCGGCGGCCGAGGACGAGGGCGCCTGGCGGATGCCGATGGGGCCGGCCTATGATGCGCTATTGAAATCGCGCCTCGCCGACATGAAGAATTCCTGCGGCCGGCCGGCGGGCTCGATCACGGCGGCGCAGTTCCTCAGGCGCTTCGTCAAGGACGATGTGCCGTGGTGCCATCTCGACATTGCCGGGGTGGCGCTGCCGCCGAAGGAAACCACACTCGCGCCGAAAGGGGCGACGGGCTGGGGGGTCATGGCGCTCGACCGGCTGGTGCGGGACATGCTGGAAGGCTGA